In a single window of the candidate division WWE3 bacterium genome:
- a CDS encoding cupin domain-containing protein: MKHGYSSNLESLTLQNSSFRHVIYTAKYCQLVLMSLLPGEEIGSEVHEDGDQFFRFEKGDGKVVINETEYIVSDGSTAIVPAGAQHNVINTSSTEPLKLYTLYCPPHHQDGIERVTKAEAVADGPEFDGVTSE; this comes from the coding sequence ATGAAACATGGTTATTCTTCAAATCTAGAATCCCTAACTCTTCAAAACTCCAGTTTTAGACATGTTATTTATACTGCTAAGTACTGTCAACTGGTTTTGATGTCTCTGTTACCTGGTGAAGAAATTGGTTCCGAAGTTCATGAAGATGGCGATCAATTTTTCCGCTTTGAAAAAGGGGATGGTAAAGTCGTTATCAACGAAACAGAGTACATAGTTTCTGACGGATCAACGGCGATCGTTCCCGCCGGAGCTCAGCACAACGTCATCAACACATCATCTACGGAGCCTCTTAAACTCTACACTTTATATTGCCCACCTCATCACCAAGACGGCATTGAGCGCGTCACTAAAGCCGAAGCTGTGGCAGATGGTCCCGAGTTCGATGGCGTAACCTCCGAATAA